From Pedobacter indicus, a single genomic window includes:
- a CDS encoding DedA family protein, producing MHEFWSSFQQLMDAETLLKTGGFYLLLIVVFAETGLFFGFFLPGDYLLFLAGLFCASGLLAVDIYTLCGGLLGAAILGNYTGYYFGRRTGPMLFKKKDSLLFKRKYIVTAEEFYHKYGALALILGRFMPIIRTFAPIFAGVVRVEFKRFTILNIGGAILWVSVLTLSGYFLGQQFPQIVDYIEYIIIGFISITTVPVIIAIVRKSLKKDKNK from the coding sequence ATGCACGAATTTTGGTCATCATTTCAACAATTGATGGATGCTGAAACACTGCTAAAGACTGGTGGTTTTTATCTTCTGTTGATTGTGGTCTTCGCTGAAACAGGTCTATTCTTTGGCTTTTTTCTTCCGGGAGACTATCTGTTGTTTCTAGCAGGCTTGTTCTGTGCTTCCGGATTGCTGGCGGTTGACATTTATACTCTATGTGGAGGATTATTAGGCGCAGCAATTTTGGGCAACTATACGGGTTATTATTTTGGCCGACGAACGGGGCCGATGCTCTTCAAAAAGAAAGATTCCTTATTATTTAAACGAAAATATATTGTAACGGCCGAAGAGTTTTATCATAAATACGGTGCCCTTGCTTTAATATTAGGAAGATTTATGCCAATTATACGTACATTTGCTCCAATATTTGCGGGTGTTGTCCGGGTAGAATTTAAGAGGTTTACGATTCTGAATATTGGGGGAGCGATTCTCTGGGTATCGGTTCTGACGCTTTCGGGTTACTTCTTAGGACAGCAGTTTCCTCAAATAGTAGATTATATTGAGTATATAATAATAGGCTTCATATCGATTACAACGGTACCTGTTATTATAGCCATTGTTCGAAAAAGTTTAAAAAAAGATAAAAATAAATAA
- a CDS encoding complex I subunit 4 family protein, protein MDNLYILLLLPLIGAALLAFVKQTRLAKLIALVISVLTLVLTLPFIVNFVPDASMQFVSSVPWLPNYGINFHIGIDGISLPLVILTNLLIFLIILSSFRYDYKGGLYALVFFMQAGLLLVFMALDAFVFYVGWEAALIPIYFICAIWGGENKIKVNLKFFAYTFFGSLLMLIAIIFLYFQTPGRDFELTSFYQLALDAESQGWVFLAFFVAFAIKMPIFPFHTWQPDTYTTAPTIGTMLLSGIMLKMGVYGLIRWLIPISPLGFEKYGLICLVLGIIGVVYASIIALMQQDIKRLIAYSSIAHVGLIGAGVFAWNVQGVQGAMIQMFNHGVNVVGLFFVVDIIIQRTGQQRLTELGGLATSMPKLAVFFLVLVMGAIGLPITNGFVGEFLLLVGVYNAGIWYAVFGGLTLILGAAYMLRLYQKTMLGENSAVANIQVQDLRGSEVVVFVVLVIFVIGIGVYPQPLLNVSEAAVTDLINQITIK, encoded by the coding sequence ATGGACAATTTATACATTCTTTTATTATTGCCACTTATAGGTGCTGCGCTACTTGCATTTGTTAAGCAAACTAGACTAGCGAAGCTAATAGCTTTGGTTATTTCGGTTTTGACATTGGTATTGACTTTACCTTTTATAGTGAACTTTGTACCTGATGCATCTATGCAATTTGTGAGTTCGGTGCCTTGGTTACCGAATTATGGTATAAACTTTCATATTGGAATTGATGGCATTAGCCTGCCCTTGGTAATCTTGACCAACCTATTAATTTTTTTGATCATCTTGTCAAGTTTTCGCTACGATTATAAAGGTGGGCTATATGCGCTTGTGTTTTTTATGCAAGCTGGCCTCTTATTGGTCTTTATGGCACTGGATGCTTTCGTGTTTTATGTTGGATGGGAAGCTGCTTTAATTCCTATTTACTTTATCTGCGCGATTTGGGGTGGCGAAAATAAAATTAAAGTTAACCTCAAATTCTTTGCCTATACTTTCTTTGGAAGTCTATTGATGCTTATTGCGATTATATTTTTATACTTCCAAACACCGGGACGAGATTTTGAGTTGACGTCATTCTATCAACTAGCTCTTGACGCCGAAAGTCAAGGCTGGGTATTCCTTGCCTTCTTTGTTGCTTTTGCGATTAAAATGCCAATTTTTCCGTTTCATACCTGGCAACCGGATACCTATACAACAGCTCCGACAATAGGCACAATGCTCTTGTCCGGTATTATGCTGAAAATGGGTGTATACGGATTAATCCGTTGGTTGATTCCGATATCTCCATTAGGTTTTGAGAAATACGGTTTGATTTGTTTGGTACTGGGAATCATTGGAGTAGTGTATGCTTCAATAATTGCACTCATGCAGCAAGACATTAAAAGACTCATAGCTTACTCCTCTATCGCCCACGTGGGATTGATTGGGGCTGGGGTTTTTGCCTGGAATGTTCAGGGAGTACAAGGTGCGATGATTCAAATGTTCAACCATGGAGTCAACGTCGTCGGGCTCTTTTTTGTAGTCGATATCATCATTCAGCGGACGGGGCAGCAAAGACTTACGGAGCTGGGCGGACTAGCTACATCAATGCCTAAACTGGCTGTGTTTTTCTTAGTGCTTGTCATGGGAGCTATTGGTTTACCGATTACCAACGGTTTTGTTGGTGAATTCCTCTTGCTTGTCGGGGTGTATAATGCGGGTATCTGGTATGCTGTTTTCGGCGGTTTGACATTGATATTGGGTGCTGCTTATATGTTGCGTTTGTACCAGAAGACCATGTTGGGTGAAAATAGCGCTGTTGCGAATATTCAGGTTCAGGACTTACGGGGTAGCGAAGTAGTTGTGTTCGTTGTATTGGTGATTTTTGTAATCGGTATCGGAGTCTATCCACAACCTTTACTAAATGTTTCAGAAGCAGCTGTAACTGATTTGATTAATCAAATAACAATTAAATAA
- a CDS encoding inorganic diphosphatase — MSYKHPWHGVSPGNNVPSSVNAIIEIPKGSKAKYEIDKESGLMKLDRVLFSSVIYPANYGFIPQTYCDDKDPLDILVLCSVDVHPMTLIEANVIGVMHMIDNGEQDDKIIAVAKNDMSVNYINDLSELPPHTMKEIVRFFQDYKALEGKNVTVEQLLDRSYGLKVIEESLELYQELFVNQKS, encoded by the coding sequence ATGAGTTACAAGCATCCATGGCATGGGGTTTCTCCTGGAAACAACGTGCCTTCGTCGGTAAATGCAATTATAGAAATCCCTAAAGGCTCGAAAGCAAAATACGAAATTGATAAAGAAAGTGGACTGATGAAATTAGATCGTGTCCTGTTTTCTTCAGTAATATATCCGGCGAATTATGGATTCATTCCACAAACTTATTGTGACGATAAAGATCCACTTGATATCTTAGTGTTGTGTTCGGTGGATGTGCACCCGATGACTTTGATTGAAGCGAATGTTATCGGTGTGATGCATATGATTGACAATGGTGAGCAGGATGATAAGATTATAGCGGTAGCGAAGAATGATATGTCTGTTAATTATATCAATGACTTAAGTGAATTGCCACCACATACGATGAAGGAAATCGTACGTTTCTTCCAGGATTACAAAGCATTGGAGGGAAAAAATGTTACGGTGGAGCAGCTTCTTGATAGGTCTTACGGCTTAAAAGTAATTGAGGAGAGTTTAGAACTCTATCAAGAGCTATTTGTGAACCAAAAATCATAA
- the nuoL gene encoding NADH-quinone oxidoreductase subunit L, translated as MIDLIWLVPLLPLVGFFVVGLFRNILPKSVAGLIASAVVLLSFLISCSIFYDVYQARQAGEDASFEIKIFDWIQVGSLDITLSFLVDTLSSIMLLIVTGVGFLIHVYSTGYMKHDAGFNKFFSYLNLFIFFMLLLVLGSNYLVMFIGWEGVGLCSYLLIGFWYKNSSFASAGKKAFVMNRIGDLSFLIAVILMFVTFGSIEFSGVFGEAKNLVSGDTAVVMITLLLFIAATGKSAQIPLFTWLPDAMAGPTPVSALIHAATMVTAGVYMIIRSNILFALSPVVMDIIAIVGLATAIVGAATAITQNDIKKVLAYSTVSQLGYMFLGLGVGAFTGALFHVITHAFFKALLFLGAGSVIHAMSDEQDMRLMGGLKSKLPVTFFTMAIGTIAIAGIPPLSGFFSKDEILAHAFASNPILWVGGFIAALFTAFYMFRLLYLTFYGKFRGTSEQERHLHESPTSMRIPLIILAVLSIVGGLINIPAALGGGASLASFLEPIFVDSALIIEPFTLAHRTEYILMGASGIAAIVMAFLAYNRYIKNQALPKSDSELRGLLERLSYNKFYVDEIYNGLIVGPLNKLSIFFYKIIDKAGIDGFVNGVGRGVAESGKGVRLLQSGNVGFYIFLMVLGVVALLLYGVYTI; from the coding sequence TACGATGTATATCAGGCACGTCAGGCAGGCGAAGATGCCTCTTTCGAGATAAAGATCTTTGACTGGATTCAAGTCGGCTCACTGGATATTACACTTTCTTTTTTAGTCGATACGCTGAGCTCGATTATGTTGTTGATTGTAACGGGAGTTGGTTTCCTGATTCACGTATATTCTACCGGATACATGAAGCATGACGCGGGTTTCAATAAGTTTTTCTCTTATTTGAACCTGTTTATTTTCTTCATGCTTCTCTTGGTTTTAGGTTCGAATTACCTGGTTATGTTTATTGGTTGGGAAGGGGTTGGTCTTTGTTCCTATCTGTTGATTGGGTTTTGGTATAAAAATTCTTCTTTTGCAAGCGCAGGAAAGAAGGCTTTTGTTATGAACCGAATTGGGGATTTAAGTTTTTTAATAGCGGTGATTTTGATGTTTGTCACTTTCGGCAGCATTGAATTCAGCGGTGTGTTTGGAGAGGCGAAGAACTTGGTATCCGGAGATACAGCAGTGGTAATGATTACTCTGTTGCTGTTTATTGCGGCAACAGGTAAATCGGCACAAATTCCCTTATTTACCTGGTTGCCTGATGCGATGGCGGGTCCTACACCAGTTTCTGCGTTGATTCACGCAGCGACTATGGTTACTGCAGGCGTCTACATGATTATCAGGTCTAATATTCTCTTTGCATTATCACCGGTAGTCATGGATATTATTGCGATTGTGGGTCTGGCAACGGCGATCGTTGGGGCGGCTACTGCAATAACGCAGAATGACATTAAAAAAGTTTTAGCTTATTCGACGGTGTCTCAGCTAGGCTATATGTTTCTTGGCTTGGGGGTAGGTGCTTTTACGGGTGCACTTTTCCATGTTATTACGCATGCGTTTTTTAAAGCGCTGTTGTTCTTGGGAGCTGGTTCAGTGATTCATGCGATGTCCGATGAACAGGATATGAGGCTTATGGGCGGTTTGAAGAGCAAGTTGCCCGTAACATTTTTTACCATGGCTATCGGAACAATAGCAATTGCTGGTATACCCCCTTTGTCGGGTTTTTTCTCGAAAGATGAAATCTTAGCACATGCATTTGCGAGTAATCCTATACTGTGGGTGGGCGGGTTTATTGCTGCGCTTTTTACAGCTTTTTACATGTTCCGTTTGCTGTACCTTACATTTTATGGCAAATTCAGAGGAACAAGTGAGCAGGAGCGGCATCTTCATGAATCGCCTACCTCAATGCGGATACCGTTGATTATTCTGGCTGTATTGTCGATTGTTGGCGGCTTGATCAATATTCCTGCTGCTTTAGGTGGCGGGGCTTCCTTAGCTTCTTTTTTAGAGCCGATTTTTGTGGACTCAGCGTTGATTATCGAACCATTCACTTTAGCACATAGGACGGAGTATATTCTTATGGGGGCATCTGGGATAGCTGCTATCGTTATGGCATTTTTAGCGTACAATCGTTACATTAAAAATCAGGCTCTGCCGAAGTCAGACAGTGAGTTACGAGGACTGTTAGAGCGCCTTTCTTATAACAAATTTTATGTAGATGAGATATATAATGGGCTCATTGTTGGTCCACTGAACAAACTATCGATTTTCTTTTATAAGATCATCGACAAAGCCGGTATCGATGGATTTGTTAACGGTGTGGGCAGAGGTGTCGCGGAATCCGGAAAAGGTGTTAGGTTGCTGCAGTCTGGAAATGTGGGCTTTTACATATTTTTAATGGTATTAGGGGTTGTTGCTCTATTACTCTATGGTGTTTATACGATTTAA
- a CDS encoding NADH-quinone oxidoreductase subunit N has product MGAIITLSLLAILVLYLGVFKVPKSILPISVLGLLVSGGFCVYLWSQSAEPLYSGMVLFDHFSLVFSLLMIGLTILIFVLSKDYFDSVGEHLAEYYALMLFSLTGALIVVSFYNLSMLFIGIEIMSVALYILAGIRKSDYASNEASLKYFLMGAFSTGFLLFGIALLYGASGSFGLREIQDYVLNNPDQISPMFYTGIILMIVGLGFKVGAAPFHFWVPDVYDGSPILVTTFMSTVVKVAAIAAFLRLFWFCFEPLQEFWTPILVVMSVITLFIGNITALMQQSFKRMLTYSSVSHIGYMLFAILSMGGGSANAIFIYVGAYSLATIIAFGGLILVKRAHGGELYEAFNGLAKKNPFLAFTIAIAMLSLAGIPLTAGFVGKFMMFTAALSGYHIVLLVLAVINACIGIFYYFRVIVAMYFRSSEREAISLNTNYKFVFAIAVILTILVGLYPAIISGIV; this is encoded by the coding sequence ATGGGTGCAATTATAACGCTTTCTTTATTAGCTATTCTCGTATTATACTTGGGTGTCTTTAAGGTACCTAAGAGCATATTACCGATATCTGTGCTCGGATTATTGGTCTCGGGTGGCTTTTGTGTCTATTTATGGTCGCAATCTGCAGAACCATTGTATAGTGGAATGGTTTTGTTTGACCATTTTTCTCTGGTTTTCTCATTATTGATGATCGGATTAACGATCTTAATTTTTGTATTATCTAAAGACTATTTTGATTCTGTAGGCGAACATTTGGCTGAATATTATGCCTTAATGCTGTTTTCTTTAACAGGAGCTTTGATCGTTGTTTCTTTTTACAATCTTTCTATGCTTTTTATCGGAATCGAGATTATGTCAGTAGCACTATATATTCTGGCCGGGATAAGGAAAAGCGATTATGCCTCGAATGAAGCTTCTCTAAAATATTTTCTTATGGGAGCCTTCTCCACAGGGTTTTTATTGTTTGGCATAGCTCTTTTATATGGGGCTTCCGGGTCATTTGGTTTAAGGGAGATTCAAGACTATGTGCTCAACAATCCTGATCAAATTTCCCCGATGTTCTATACAGGTATCATTTTAATGATTGTTGGTTTAGGGTTTAAGGTTGGTGCGGCTCCTTTTCATTTTTGGGTGCCAGATGTATACGACGGGTCACCAATTCTTGTTACAACGTTTATGAGCACGGTTGTTAAAGTTGCAGCAATAGCTGCCTTCTTACGTTTATTTTGGTTCTGTTTCGAGCCCTTGCAAGAGTTTTGGACTCCGATATTAGTGGTCATGTCGGTCATCACACTCTTTATAGGAAATATTACAGCACTTATGCAGCAAAGCTTTAAGAGAATGCTCACATACTCTAGCGTATCCCATATAGGCTATATGCTGTTTGCTATCTTAAGTATGGGCGGTGGATCGGCTAATGCGATCTTTATTTATGTGGGAGCATACTCTCTAGCTACAATCATCGCGTTTGGCGGGCTCATTCTGGTAAAGCGTGCACATGGAGGTGAATTATACGAAGCCTTTAATGGCTTAGCAAAGAAAAACCCATTTTTAGCATTTACGATTGCTATAGCTATGCTATCACTAGCAGGCATTCCCCTTACAGCGGGTTTCGTGGGCAAATTTATGATGTTTACTGCGGCTTTGAGCGGTTATCATATTGTCCTTCTTGTGCTTGCTGTTATCAATGCTTGTATTGGTATTTTTTACTATTTCAGGGTTATCGTAGCGATGTATTTCCGCTCTTCAGAAAGAGAGGCAATCTCTCTAAATACAAACTATAAATTCGTGTTTGCGATCGCGGTGATATTAACAATATTGGTCGGCTTGTATCCAGCAATTATTTCAGGGATAGTATAG